TTATCATCACCAGCTATTACTTGTACTGTATCTCCTTTCTTTATTTTTAACTTTATCATTTTCGTACGTTTTTATCGTTGTGTTTGCTATTTGAATTATAGTACCTCTGGTGCCAATGAAACAATTTTCATAAAGTTTGAATCTCTTAATTCTCTAGCCACTGGACCGAAAATACGCGATCCTCTTGGCTCATCAGAAGCATTTAACAACACACAAGCATTGTCATCAAATCGGATATATGAACCATCTTTTCTTCTTGTTTGCTTCTTCGTTCTCACGACTACAGCTCTCGATACGATTCCTTTTTTTATACCTGCCTGAGGTAAAGCTTTCTTTACCGTTACAATTACTTGGTCGCCAATAGAAGCATATCTTCTCTTAGTACCACCTAAAACTCTTATGACAAGAACTTCTTTTGCTCCGCTATTGTCTGCTACATTTAGTCTCGACTCTTGTTGTATCATTTCTTTTAGTTTATTCAGTTGACAGTGGGTAATAAATGATTGCTACCCTTCTTATTTTATTTTTTTCAATATACTTAGATAGCTCTTTCTAAAATTTCTATCAATCTCCAACGCTTCGTTTTACTCAATGGTCTAGTCTCCATCACCTTCACAATATCGCCTACTTTGCACTCATTATTTTCATCATGAGCCTGAAATTTCTTAGAAGATTTCATAACCTTTCCATATAATGGATGCTTTATCTTTTTCTCTACTAGTATTGTAATAGTCTTGTCTCTTTTATCACTGACTACTTTACCTTGAATTTCTTTTCTTTTATTTCTTACTTCCATGACTAAATGTTTCTATATAAATTATTTACTAGCTAAGGCTGTTAACATTCTAGCTATATTTCTTCTTGCTATTCTCAATTCTATTGGATTAGCGAGCGGTGATACCGCATGATTAAACTGCATCTTGTAGTATTTTTGCTTCTCCTGAACTATGCTCTTGACTAAATCTTCCTTAGCCATATCATTATAGTTTACTTTTTTCGCATTCTTTGCCATTTCCTTATTTTTATATTTTCTAGAAAATCTTATATTTCTCTCTACAATAATTATGCTTCTACGTAATCGTGTCTTGTAATGATTTTACACTTACAAGGCATTTTCTGAGCAGCTAGTCTTAAAGCCTCGTTCGCCACCTCAGATGGTACACCGTCAATTTCGAACAATATAGTTCCTGGCTTAATCACTGCCACCCAGCCTTCTGGGTTACCTTTACCCTTACCCATACGTACCTCAGCTGGTTTCTTGGTGATAGGCTTGTCTGGAAATATTTTGATCCAAACCTGTCCTTCTCTCTTCATATATCTAGTTAAAGCGATACGGGCAGATTCAATTTGTCTATTTGTAATCCATCCTTCGTCTAAGCTTTTTAATCCGAAAGAGCCTTGAAGAAGTTCAAAACCTCTCGTGGCATTTCCTTTAATCTTTCCTTTAAATTGCTTTCTAAATTTCGTTCTTTTAGGGAGTAACATATTTCTCTATTTTTTCTACTAAATATTATCTTCTATCTCTATCTCCACCTCTTCTATTGCCTTCTCTATCTCCACCTCTTCGGTTACCTTCTCTATCTCCGCCACCTCTTCTATTGTCTCTTCCACCTTCACCTCTATTCGATGTCATTTTACCGCCTTTGTCACCAGCTTGTTCTTGATTCGGAGTTAAATCTACTTTACCTAGCATTTCACCTCTACATATCCAAACTTTCACACCGATTTTTCCGTAGATAGTCAATGCTTCTTTCCAGGTATAGTCTATATCAGCTCTGAAAGTATGTAATGGTGTTCTACCTAACTTGAATTCTTCCGTTCTAGCCATCTCCACTCCACCTAATCTACCAGAGGCTCTCACCTTAATACCTTCAGCTCCTGCTCTCATAGTAGCTGCTAATGCCATTTTTATAGCTCTTTTATAGGCTACTCTGGCCTCGATTTGTTTGCAGATATTTTCACCTACGATATTCGCATCCAATTCCGGATTCTTTACCTCCATAATATTGATCTGGATTTCTTTCCCAGTCAATTTATCTAAATCTTTTTTCAATAACTCTACATCTTGGCCTCCTTTACCTATTACGATACCTGGTTTAGAGGTATGAATCGTCACAGTAACTCTCTTCAATGTTCTTTCGATAACTACCTTAGCTATACCAGCCTTAGCTATTTTTTTCTCGATATATGCTCTTATCTTCTCATCTTCTGCCATTTTGCTAGCAGCATCTTTACCACCATACCAGTTAGATTCCCATCCTCTGATAATACCTAATCTATTTGCAATTGGATTCGTCTTTTGTCCCATTATTCTTATGAGTTTTTGTTATCTAAAATGATTGATACGTGGTTACTTCTTTTTCTGATTCTGTATGCTCTTCCTTGTGGTGCAGGTTGAAATCTCTTCAGCATTTTACCTTCATTCACCATGATAGTTTTTACGAAAAGATTTACACTATCTGCACTATCACCACTTTTTTGCTCCCAGTTATTCACTGCTGATAAGAGTAGTTTGTGCAATTTGACAGCAGGCTCTTTCTTTGAGAACTTCAGTATGTTTAGAGCTTCATTGACCTCTTTTCCTCTTATGATATCTGCTACTAGTCTCATCTTACGAGGAGAGGTAGGGCAGTTATTTAATTTTGCTACAGCTTCCATTACTTTTCAGTTTATTCAGTTATCCGTTTATATACTTACTTTATTATTTAATTTTCTTAGAAGAGTGACCTTTGAATTGTCTTGTCGGTGCGAATTCTCCTAACTTATGTCCTACCATATTTTCTGTAACATAGACTGGGAAAAATTTATTTCCATTATGTACAGCGAAGGTATGACCTACCATATCAGGAATAATCATACTGGCTCTGCTCCAAGTCTTAATGGTTACTTTTTTGTTTGCATCATTTGCAGTTTCTACTTTTTTCAATAAAGTATATGCTACATATGGTCCTTTTTTCAGTGATCTTGCCATTTCTTTTCGTTTTTCGTTATATGTTTATTCGAAAATTATTTTTTCTTTCTAGATATTATATGTCTGCTACTTGCCTTATTTACATCTCTTGTCTTAAGACCCTTAGCCTTCTGACCGTTTCTAGATCTTGGGTGACCACCTGTTGATCTACCTTCACCACCACCCATTGGGTGATCGACTGGGTTCATAGCTACACCTCTTACTCTAGGTCTTCTTCCGATATGTCTGCTTTTACCTGCTTTACCTTTCACCTCTAGAGAATGGTCTCCATTTGAAACAGTACCTATAGTC
This DNA window, taken from Chitinophagales bacterium, encodes the following:
- the rpsQ gene encoding 30S ribosomal protein S17, with translation MEVRNKRKEIQGKVVSDKRDKTITILVEKKIKHPLYGKVMKSSKKFQAHDENNECKVGDIVKVMETRPLSKTKRWRLIEILERAI
- the rplP gene encoding 50S ribosomal protein L16; protein product: MLLPKRTKFRKQFKGKIKGNATRGFELLQGSFGLKSLDEGWITNRQIESARIALTRYMKREGQVWIKIFPDKPITKKPAEVRMGKGKGNPEGWVAVIKPGTILFEIDGVPSEVANEALRLAAQKMPCKCKIITRHDYVEA
- the rpsC gene encoding 30S ribosomal protein S3 — its product is MGQKTNPIANRLGIIRGWESNWYGGKDAASKMAEDEKIRAYIEKKIAKAGIAKVVIERTLKRVTVTIHTSKPGIVIGKGGQDVELLKKDLDKLTGKEIQINIMEVKNPELDANIVGENICKQIEARVAYKRAIKMALAATMRAGAEGIKVRASGRLGGVEMARTEEFKLGRTPLHTFRADIDYTWKEALTIYGKIGVKVWICRGEMLGKVDLTPNQEQAGDKGGKMTSNRGEGGRDNRRGGGDREGNRRGGDREGNRRGGDRDRR
- the rpmC gene encoding 50S ribosomal protein L29, producing MAKNAKKVNYNDMAKEDLVKSIVQEKQKYYKMQFNHAVSPLANPIELRIARRNIARMLTALASK
- the rplV gene encoding 50S ribosomal protein L22, with protein sequence MEAVAKLNNCPTSPRKMRLVADIIRGKEVNEALNILKFSKKEPAVKLHKLLLSAVNNWEQKSGDSADSVNLFVKTIMVNEGKMLKRFQPAPQGRAYRIRKRSNHVSIILDNKNS
- the rplN gene encoding 50S ribosomal protein L14, encoding MIQQESRLNVADNSGAKEVLVIRVLGGTKRRYASIGDQVIVTVKKALPQAGIKKGIVSRAVVVRTKKQTRRKDGSYIRFDDNACVLLNASDEPRGSRIFGPVARELRDSNFMKIVSLAPEVL
- the rpsS gene encoding 30S ribosomal protein S19 produces the protein MARSLKKGPYVAYTLLKKVETANDANKKVTIKTWSRASMIIPDMVGHTFAVHNGNKFFPVYVTENMVGHKLGEFAPTRQFKGHSSKKIK